From a single Lentisphaera profundi genomic region:
- a CDS encoding 3-hydroxyacyl-CoA dehydrogenase/enoyl-CoA hydratase family protein produces the protein MSKINHVAILGAGVMGSQIAAHFANCGFSVSLLDLTSSGKRPSLISENAIKKLLKLSPSPLYTPQIINNITAGNFDQDFKNLNQADLIIEAVIEDLSIKQNLWDQICKHARKDAILATNTSGLPLKNIAKHFSSKSLKQFFGVHFFNPPRYQKLLELIPGPKTKPGLLEEFAEFARLHLGKGIVVAKDTPNFIGNRIGCYAMQKSMMPLFEDGFTIEEIDILTGPLMGRPKSATFRTLDLIGVDTILYVTANLHAAIKNDECRNEFIMPTPVKKMVKQGQLGAKSKKGFFSKIDGEIRSISFDDFEYHSPKAINLENVAKYKKIPDLVKRLGALYDDPGRIGDFYRKFLLSLLSYSARRIPEICHNHQDIDKAMKWGWAWQMGPFEIWQAIGFQKILTDLKALSYPIPEWISRVDPKVGFTQSKPPFIDQFTIKQKRMRLIIDYKDARLLNWKQGICVFEFTGKANTISSNVLDGIIDAVGYVEQNDDFKGILIANDSSMFSAGANLAEMAGHVQNRDFAPINDVVNKFQQMSQVIHYSKKPVIPVVQGRALGGACEVVMAAPHAVVAQESYMGLVELGVGLIPAGGGTMRMAKLAATMAAEQKAFLVEPLLRQNWLTIAMAKVSASALDAQQKHYLSPNATLVTNPERRLHVAAQVLLQLSELPYRAPQASKFLALGANAASTFKAGAYNMLQSHFISEYDYFLACKLAHVICGGELTRATMVDEQYILDLERETFLSLLGEKKSLARIESILKYNRPLRN, from the coding sequence GGAAAAAGACCTTCACTCATCAGTGAAAACGCCATCAAGAAACTCCTCAAGCTCTCTCCTTCCCCTCTCTACACACCACAAATAATTAATAATATTACCGCGGGAAACTTTGATCAAGATTTTAAAAACCTCAATCAAGCGGACTTAATCATTGAAGCGGTGATCGAAGATTTAAGTATCAAACAAAACCTCTGGGATCAAATCTGTAAACACGCTCGCAAAGACGCTATCTTAGCAACCAATACCAGTGGCTTACCCCTAAAAAATATTGCCAAACACTTTTCATCCAAATCACTCAAACAGTTTTTCGGGGTTCATTTTTTCAATCCGCCCCGTTACCAAAAATTGCTTGAGCTTATCCCCGGCCCCAAGACTAAGCCGGGCCTACTAGAAGAATTTGCGGAATTCGCCAGGCTGCATCTGGGCAAAGGCATTGTCGTTGCCAAAGATACTCCCAATTTCATTGGTAACCGCATCGGTTGTTACGCCATGCAGAAATCCATGATGCCGCTCTTTGAAGATGGTTTCACTATTGAAGAAATAGATATTCTTACCGGACCACTCATGGGTCGTCCCAAGTCAGCGACTTTTCGAACCCTTGATCTCATTGGTGTCGACACCATTCTTTATGTCACTGCTAATCTTCATGCCGCCATTAAAAATGATGAATGCCGCAATGAGTTCATTATGCCCACCCCTGTCAAAAAAATGGTCAAACAGGGCCAGCTTGGCGCCAAAAGTAAAAAGGGCTTTTTCTCAAAAATTGATGGCGAAATTCGCTCCATAAGTTTCGATGACTTCGAGTATCATAGCCCTAAAGCAATCAATTTAGAAAATGTCGCCAAATACAAAAAAATACCTGACCTCGTCAAACGCCTTGGCGCCCTCTACGATGATCCAGGTCGCATCGGCGATTTTTATCGAAAATTCCTGCTCTCCTTACTTTCTTATTCGGCCCGACGCATCCCCGAAATCTGCCATAATCATCAAGATATTGATAAGGCTATGAAATGGGGTTGGGCTTGGCAAATGGGGCCCTTCGAAATTTGGCAGGCGATTGGCTTCCAAAAAATATTAACTGACTTAAAGGCTTTATCCTACCCCATACCCGAATGGATAAGTAGAGTTGATCCGAAAGTGGGCTTCACTCAATCCAAACCACCTTTTATCGATCAATTCACCATCAAGCAAAAACGCATGCGTCTCATCATAGATTACAAAGATGCGCGCTTACTTAATTGGAAGCAAGGAATATGTGTTTTTGAATTCACTGGCAAAGCCAATACCATCAGCTCAAACGTTCTCGATGGTATCATTGATGCCGTTGGCTATGTAGAACAAAATGACGATTTCAAAGGTATCCTTATTGCCAATGACTCCTCCATGTTCTCTGCAGGTGCCAATCTCGCAGAAATGGCCGGACACGTCCAAAATCGCGACTTTGCCCCCATCAATGATGTCGTTAATAAATTTCAGCAAATGAGCCAAGTAATTCACTACTCGAAAAAACCCGTCATCCCCGTAGTGCAAGGACGTGCACTCGGCGGTGCCTGCGAAGTTGTCATGGCTGCCCCTCATGCAGTTGTCGCCCAAGAATCTTATATGGGCTTAGTCGAACTCGGTGTGGGTCTAATCCCTGCTGGTGGCGGTACCATGCGCATGGCCAAACTCGCAGCGACTATGGCTGCCGAACAAAAGGCCTTCCTAGTGGAACCTCTGCTCAGGCAAAATTGGTTAACGATTGCCATGGCAAAAGTCAGTGCTTCTGCCCTCGACGCTCAGCAAAAACATTACCTTAGCCCCAATGCCACCCTAGTGACAAATCCCGAGCGTCGCCTCCACGTAGCGGCCCAAGTCCTGCTTCAGCTCAGTGAACTGCCCTACCGCGCTCCACAAGCCTCTAAATTCCTCGCACTCGGCGCAAATGCTGCCAGCACTTTCAAAGCGGGTGCCTACAACATGCTTCAGAGTCACTTCATAAGTGAGTACGACTATTTCTTAGCCTGTAAACTTGCCCACGTAATTTGTGGCGGAGAACTCACCAGAGCGACCATGGTCGATGAACAATATATCCTCGACTTAGAGCGCGAAACTTTCCTTTCCTTATTGGGAGAAAAGAAAAGTCTCGCTCGAATCGAGAGCATCTTAAAATACAATCGCCCACTAAGAAACTAA
- a CDS encoding acetyl-CoA C-acyltransferase: MNNVYIVSSVRTPVGKANRGSLAHVAPLDYTTAVFKGAVDRVKNLKLEDIEDLMIGCATPEAEQGMNMAMQVGQAAGLGDHITGVTINRFCASGLQAIAMAHQSIACGHAQVLAAGGCESMSLLTLGGNNFVANPALNKIFPNAYLNMGNTAEAVAKKYKVSRASQDKFSLASHDKALRAIDQGLFNNEIIPLDIDLNYYHEGQLKNRKFRFSTDEGPRAGSTLESLGKLPPVFSVGGSVTAASSSQMSDGAACSILVNEQFVEERNLVPQARLVGFAVAPVPAHLMGMGPVAAIPKVLKQTGLELKDIGLIELNEAFASQSIAVINELGLDPKIINVNGGAIALGHPLGCTGAKLTATLLHEMERRSLRYGMVTMCVGGGMGAAGIFENLKI; encoded by the coding sequence ATGAATAATGTCTACATCGTCAGCTCAGTTAGAACTCCTGTGGGTAAAGCCAATCGCGGCAGCCTTGCCCACGTCGCTCCACTCGATTACACCACGGCAGTATTTAAAGGTGCCGTGGATCGAGTCAAAAATCTCAAGCTAGAGGATATCGAAGACCTCATGATTGGTTGCGCCACACCCGAAGCCGAACAAGGCATGAATATGGCCATGCAGGTCGGTCAGGCTGCTGGTCTTGGTGATCATATCACTGGCGTCACCATCAATCGTTTTTGCGCCTCAGGTCTGCAAGCGATTGCCATGGCCCATCAATCCATTGCCTGTGGTCACGCCCAAGTCCTTGCTGCGGGTGGTTGCGAATCCATGAGCCTGCTCACCCTCGGAGGAAACAACTTTGTTGCCAACCCTGCACTTAACAAAATCTTTCCTAATGCCTACCTCAATATGGGCAATACCGCAGAAGCAGTGGCAAAGAAATATAAAGTCTCCCGTGCGAGTCAAGATAAATTCTCTTTAGCCTCACACGATAAAGCTTTGCGCGCCATTGATCAGGGCCTCTTTAATAATGAGATTATACCTCTCGATATCGACCTCAATTACTATCATGAGGGACAATTAAAAAATCGCAAATTTCGCTTCAGTACTGACGAGGGCCCCAGAGCGGGTTCCACCCTCGAGAGCCTTGGTAAACTTCCACCCGTCTTTAGTGTCGGAGGCTCGGTAACCGCGGCTAGCTCATCACAAATGTCCGATGGCGCCGCCTGCTCCATTTTAGTCAATGAACAATTTGTCGAAGAACGCAATCTCGTTCCTCAAGCAAGACTCGTCGGCTTTGCCGTTGCCCCCGTCCCCGCTCACCTCATGGGCATGGGGCCCGTCGCAGCCATTCCCAAAGTACTCAAACAAACCGGACTCGAACTCAAAGATATTGGCCTCATCGAATTGAACGAGGCTTTTGCCTCACAATCGATTGCGGTAATTAATGAGCTCGGCTTAGATCCCAAAATCATTAACGTCAATGGCGGCGCTATTGCCCTAGGTCACCCACTTGGTTGTACTGGTGCTAAACTCACTGCCACCCTGCTCCATGAAATGGAAAGGCGTTCACTGCGCTATGGCATGGTTACCATGTGTGTTGGCGGCGGTATGGGTGCAGCCGGGATTTTCGAAAATCTAAAAATATAA
- a CDS encoding acyl-CoA dehydrogenase: protein MNYLANTSLYISIPLFVLILTVLAYRNFPGFFWVIAIALFVAGYTTSPLPLIIVLAISAIFIIPPIRTMLLSKPIMAFLGKIGLLPAISQTEREAIDAGTVWVEKEFFSGKPDFKRIFAQSYPSLNAEEQAFLDGPTEELCKMVSDYDIACRGDLTPETWAFIKKAGFLSMIIPKEYGGLAFSALAVSSVCSKLASHSSPLSITVMVPNSLGPGELLSHYGTQAQKDHYLPRLADGREIPCFGLTEPMAGSDAGSISSEAEIFKKEDGELYLRFNFKKRYITLAAVSTVIGLAFKLRDPQNFLGKGTELGITCALIPSDAPGIRLGRRHDPLGASFFNCPINGENVELPLEKHIIGGLDGVGIGWRMLMNCLSAGRAVTLPATSTGTSKMCNRAVGAYAKVRKQFGMSIGQFEGIQEAMCEVGAYNYMLEAARIYTCGGVDSGEKPSVVSALAKYHFTETVRKSINHAMDISGGSGISRGPKNIFANAYTSTPIAITVEGANILTRTMIIFGQGLIRCHPTAMDEVNAIENNDAKAFDKALWTHISFVVSNLTRAKLLTLTRGWLSPVPSGPFSKYLRRINWASALFATFADMAMGSYGGGLKRAERITGRFGDMLSWMYFACTIIRRYEHEGQKKEDLAHATWALDYCMENMSTAFDGILQNIQVPLLSPILRVVLRPFFRLNCFGSGPDDKTGRKIALAMMTPGEQRDRFSYGMYIPSFERPGLGQLEDAFVDLSKADVLLAKIKKSGVKAKHPTQMIKEGLENTSINEKDASFLTHTIHKCEDAIQVDEFNVDDYAATRSPSALT, encoded by the coding sequence ATGAACTACTTAGCCAATACCTCACTTTATATATCCATACCCTTATTTGTTTTAATTCTTACGGTATTGGCTTATAGGAATTTTCCCGGTTTTTTCTGGGTCATTGCCATAGCTCTATTTGTAGCGGGCTACACCACTTCCCCTCTTCCGCTCATTATTGTGCTTGCGATTTCCGCAATCTTTATTATCCCCCCCATCAGAACCATGCTTTTATCCAAACCGATCATGGCTTTTTTGGGAAAGATTGGCTTGCTACCCGCTATTTCTCAAACCGAACGCGAAGCCATTGATGCCGGCACTGTTTGGGTAGAGAAAGAATTCTTCTCTGGCAAACCCGATTTTAAACGGATTTTTGCTCAGTCTTATCCCTCACTTAATGCCGAAGAACAAGCCTTTTTAGATGGCCCCACGGAGGAACTCTGTAAGATGGTCAGTGACTATGATATTGCCTGCCGTGGTGACCTCACCCCCGAAACTTGGGCATTCATTAAAAAAGCCGGCTTCCTCTCAATGATTATCCCCAAGGAATATGGCGGCCTCGCCTTCTCTGCCCTCGCGGTTAGCTCGGTTTGCTCAAAACTCGCTTCTCACTCGAGCCCACTCAGTATCACCGTCATGGTCCCCAACTCACTCGGCCCAGGTGAATTGCTCTCCCACTATGGTACACAAGCTCAAAAAGATCATTACTTGCCACGCTTGGCCGATGGCCGCGAAATCCCCTGCTTTGGTCTCACCGAACCCATGGCAGGCTCAGATGCGGGCTCGATCTCATCCGAGGCCGAGATCTTTAAAAAAGAAGATGGCGAACTTTACTTGCGCTTTAATTTCAAAAAACGTTACATCACCCTTGCAGCCGTTTCCACTGTCATTGGCCTCGCCTTTAAATTGCGTGATCCGCAAAACTTTCTTGGCAAAGGAACTGAACTCGGTATTACTTGTGCACTCATCCCCAGTGATGCCCCCGGTATCCGCTTAGGTCGACGTCACGATCCCTTGGGAGCCTCTTTTTTCAATTGCCCCATCAATGGCGAAAACGTCGAACTCCCACTCGAAAAACATATCATTGGTGGCTTAGATGGCGTCGGTATTGGTTGGAGAATGCTCATGAATTGCCTCTCTGCTGGCCGCGCCGTTACCCTACCTGCCACTTCCACTGGCACGAGTAAAATGTGCAACCGTGCCGTCGGTGCCTATGCCAAAGTCCGCAAGCAATTCGGCATGTCTATTGGTCAATTCGAAGGCATCCAAGAAGCCATGTGCGAAGTCGGTGCTTATAACTACATGCTCGAAGCTGCACGAATCTATACTTGTGGTGGCGTTGATAGCGGCGAAAAACCCTCCGTGGTTTCAGCCCTAGCTAAATATCATTTTACCGAGACTGTGAGGAAATCTATTAATCACGCCATGGATATTAGTGGTGGCTCAGGCATTTCCCGCGGGCCTAAAAATATATTTGCGAATGCCTATACCTCCACCCCCATTGCCATCACTGTGGAAGGCGCCAATATCCTCACCCGTACCATGATTATTTTTGGTCAAGGACTCATTCGTTGTCACCCAACCGCCATGGACGAAGTTAATGCCATCGAGAATAACGATGCCAAAGCCTTCGATAAAGCCCTCTGGACTCATATCTCCTTTGTCGTTTCCAATCTCACTCGTGCCAAGCTGCTTACCCTCACTCGCGGTTGGCTCAGCCCCGTCCCTTCCGGTCCCTTTAGCAAATACTTACGTCGCATTAACTGGGCTTCCGCACTCTTTGCCACCTTCGCTGATATGGCCATGGGCTCCTATGGCGGTGGACTCAAACGTGCCGAGCGCATCACTGGTCGCTTTGGGGATATGCTTTCTTGGATGTACTTCGCTTGTACCATCATCAGACGCTATGAACATGAGGGCCAAAAGAAAGAAGACCTCGCCCATGCCACTTGGGCACTGGATTACTGTATGGAAAATATGTCCACTGCTTTTGATGGCATCCTCCAGAATATCCAAGTACCCCTACTCAGCCCCATCCTTAGAGTTGTGCTCCGCCCCTTCTTTCGTCTCAATTGCTTTGGCTCCGGTCCCGATGATAAGACCGGTAGAAAAATTGCCTTGGCAATGATGACCCCTGGTGAGCAACGCGATCGCTTCTCTTATGGCATGTATATCCCTTCATTCGAACGACCCGGCTTGGGGCAACTCGAAGATGCCTTTGTCGATTTAAGCAAAGCCGATGTGCTCTTGGCCAAAATTAAAAAATCTGGCGTCAAAGCCAAGCACCCAACACAAATGATCAAAGAGGGACTCGAAAATACCTCCATCAACGAAAAAGACGCGAGCTTCCTGACCCACACCATACATAAATGTGAAGACGCCATCCAAGTCGATGAATTTAATGTCGATGATTATGCCGCCACCCGTTCACCCTCCGCACTCACTTAG
- a CDS encoding 3'-5' exonuclease: MDFVAIDFETATAKRNSACAVAIITVEKGVIVDEYSELIQPPNNEYSWRNIDVHGIEPHHTMYKADFEDLYPEIRKRLTGKLVVAHNESFDRSVMTRSMEYYDLDYADLGVAERWVCTVKLYKAQGFKPAKLNILCDHFGIPLKHHDALSDARACAELYKRSLMG, translated from the coding sequence ATGGACTTTGTAGCAATAGATTTTGAAACTGCCACGGCAAAGCGAAATAGTGCTTGTGCTGTGGCAATTATTACAGTAGAGAAGGGCGTTATCGTAGATGAGTATAGCGAGCTGATTCAGCCACCTAATAATGAATATAGTTGGCGCAACATAGATGTTCATGGAATTGAACCACATCATACAATGTACAAAGCTGATTTTGAAGATCTATATCCCGAAATCAGAAAACGCCTCACTGGTAAATTAGTGGTCGCACATAATGAATCATTTGATCGTAGTGTGATGACTCGATCAATGGAGTATTACGATTTGGATTATGCCGACTTGGGTGTGGCTGAGCGTTGGGTATGCACCGTAAAACTTTATAAAGCTCAAGGCTTCAAACCCGCAAAGCTTAATATCCTTTGTGATCACTTCGGTATTCCTCTCAAGCATCATGATGCCTTATCAGATGCACGTGCCTGTGCAGAATTATATAAACGTTCATTAATGGGCTAG
- a CDS encoding transposase, protein MKRSYDMESDVTFYHVIIKVPDNTLGNSAYAFNREHKTHLRKLVFWLESIYELELINYCIMSTHAHFIIRRDRESKLSLIQAAYLYKKYKSLEEVPDARTCEVRKFAKRLNDLGDFMGNLQKRFTVWYNQQFEKCRRGQLFNHCYKAIQIKNTKALIRCLQYIELNPLRAQMVTNVTDYEFSSWADICHSTKRKEKLKLGIIKALRDFGLSYLSDTKIFRVYMRDLMELGSQGDREIKTGLEVLLLMRSSLWSRGRSISIVDESFIVG, encoded by the coding sequence ATGAAACGCAGCTATGATATGGAAAGTGATGTAACTTTCTATCATGTGATTATAAAGGTACCTGACAATACCTTAGGTAATTCGGCTTATGCCTTTAATCGTGAGCATAAGACTCATTTGCGTAAGCTAGTTTTTTGGCTGGAAAGTATTTATGAATTGGAGCTCATTAATTACTGCATCATGAGTACCCATGCTCATTTCATCATTCGCAGAGATCGAGAATCAAAGCTTAGTTTGATACAAGCAGCCTATCTCTATAAAAAGTATAAATCATTAGAAGAAGTACCTGATGCTAGAACTTGCGAGGTGCGCAAATTTGCTAAGCGTTTGAATGACTTGGGCGATTTTATGGGGAATCTACAGAAGCGCTTTACAGTCTGGTATAATCAACAATTTGAGAAGTGTAGAAGAGGGCAGTTATTCAATCATTGTTACAAAGCTATACAGATCAAAAACACCAAGGCTCTTATCCGTTGTTTGCAATATATCGAGCTGAATCCTTTGCGAGCACAAATGGTTACTAATGTTACAGACTATGAGTTTAGTTCTTGGGCAGATATCTGTCATTCCACCAAGCGTAAAGAAAAGTTGAAGCTGGGCATTATAAAGGCTCTTAGGGACTTTGGTTTAAGTTATTTAAGTGACACTAAAATATTTCGGGTTTACATGAGAGATTTAATGGAGCTTGGTAGCCAAGGCGATCGCGAGATCAAGACAGGACTTGAGGTGCTCTTGTTGATGCGAAGTAGCTTATGGTCAAGAGGACGATCGATAAGTATAGTTGATGAAAGTTTCATAGTAGGGTGA
- a CDS encoding acyltransferase family protein, protein MKMNNRVLSLDILRGICIMIVLIHHVSIDSIPNMPELSGLTGFIFWKIRGLGWSGVDLFFVLSGFLIGGLLLSELEQFKKINIKRFLLRRGLKIWPSYYLLIVVLALFGATNWIREGDFSDQLTQVIVHVLYLQNYFDIGTNGPTWSLTIEEHFYTILPFLILAIYNFSGKVNKNLKSLPIVMSIIIILIIVNRFIHSYNVDDLKNHFMLSHFRFDSLLAGVVIQYFYRNNKEKMKALLAKHQLTIFSLAFLCVIPSMFWGRNTPFMFTLGFALLTLGYGLILSRVICHGFGSFESTYAAKALAHIGCWSYNIYLWHFFLPKLFKPFYEPIQIAISNINTLPEIVLLIQATFYIGLSILVGYLATVIIEKPFLKLRSKYVPQGFKPNVI, encoded by the coding sequence ATGAAAATGAATAACAGAGTTTTATCTCTAGATATTCTCAGAGGTATTTGTATTATGATTGTATTAATACATCATGTGAGTATTGATAGTATTCCTAATATGCCTGAGCTTTCAGGGCTGACAGGTTTTATCTTTTGGAAAATAAGAGGACTTGGTTGGTCTGGGGTTGATTTATTTTTTGTCTTGAGTGGTTTTTTAATTGGAGGCCTTCTTTTATCTGAACTTGAGCAATTTAAAAAAATTAATATCAAACGCTTTTTATTAAGAAGAGGTTTGAAAATTTGGCCTTCGTATTATTTACTAATTGTTGTTTTGGCACTGTTTGGTGCAACTAATTGGATTAGAGAGGGAGATTTTAGTGATCAATTGACTCAGGTGATCGTTCATGTTTTGTATTTGCAGAATTATTTTGATATAGGTACTAATGGACCTACTTGGTCATTGACAATTGAAGAACATTTTTACACCATTTTACCCTTCTTGATTTTAGCCATATACAATTTTTCTGGCAAGGTTAATAAAAACCTTAAATCCCTGCCTATCGTTATGAGCATTATCATTATTTTGATTATTGTAAATAGATTCATACATAGCTATAACGTAGATGATTTAAAGAACCATTTTATGCTATCTCACTTTCGTTTTGATAGTTTATTAGCAGGGGTCGTTATACAGTACTTTTATCGCAATAATAAAGAAAAAATGAAAGCTTTATTGGCTAAGCACCAACTCACTATATTTAGCTTGGCTTTTTTATGTGTGATTCCGTCGATGTTCTGGGGTAGAAATACCCCCTTTATGTTTACCTTAGGTTTTGCACTTCTAACCTTGGGCTACGGATTAATATTATCTCGAGTTATTTGTCATGGTTTTGGTTCTTTTGAATCTACTTATGCAGCAAAAGCTTTAGCTCATATAGGATGTTGGTCTTATAATATCTATCTATGGCATTTCTTTTTACCAAAACTTTTTAAACCTTTTTATGAGCCGATACAAATAGCTATTTCAAATATTAATACACTTCCTGAAATTGTTCTTTTAATCCAGGCGACCTTCTATATAGGACTTTCGATTTTAGTAGGTTACTTAGCTACAGTGATTATTGAAAAACCTTTTCTTAAACTTAGATCAAAATATGTTCCACAAGGCTTTAAGCCCAATGTAATATGA
- a CDS encoding transposase, giving the protein MKRSYDMESDVTFYHVIIKVPDNTLGNSAYAFNREHKTHLRKLVFWLESIYELEVINYCIMSTHAHFIIRRERESKLTLKQAAYRYKKYKSFEEVPDARTCEVRKFTKRLNDLGDFMGNLQKRFTVWYNQQFEKSRRGQLFNHCYKAIQLKNTKALIRCLQYIELNPLRAQMVENAADYEFSSWADICHSTKRKEKLKLGIIKALRDFGLSYLSDTKIFRVYMRDLMELGSQGDGEIKTGLEVLLLMRSSLWSRGRSISIVDESFIVG; this is encoded by the coding sequence ATGAAACGCAGCTATGATATGGAAAGTGATGTAACATTCTATCATGTGATTATAAAGGTACCTGACAATACCTTAGGTAATTCGGCTTATGCCTTTAATCGTGAGCATAAGACTCATTTGCGTAAGCTAGTTTTTTGGTTGGAAAGTATTTATGAATTGGAAGTAATTAATTACTGTATCATGAGTACTCATGCTCATTTCATCATTCGCAGGGAGCGTGAATCAAAGCTTACTTTGAAACAAGCAGCCTATCGCTATAAAAAGTATAAATCATTTGAAGAAGTACCTGATGCTCGAACTTGCGAGGTACGCAAATTTACTAAGCGTTTGAATGACTTGGGTGATTTCATGGGGAATCTACAGAAGCGTTTTACCGTCTGGTATAATCAACAATTTGAGAAAAGCAGAAGAGGGCAGCTCTTCAATCATTGTTACAAAGCTATACAGCTCAAAAACACCAAGGCTCTTATCCGTTGTTTGCAATATATCGAGCTGAATCCTTTAAGAGCTCAGATGGTAGAGAACGCCGCTGATTATGAGTTCAGTTCTTGGGCAGATATCTGTCATTCCACCAAGCGTAAAGAAAAGTTGAAGCTGGGCATTATAAAGGCTCTTAGGGACTTTGGTTTAAGTTATTTAAGTGACACTAAAATATTTCGGGTTTACATGAGAGATTTAATGGAGCTTGGTAGCCAAGGCGATGGCGAGATCAAGACAGGACTTGAGGTGCTCTTGTTGATGCGAAGTAGCTTATGGTCAAGGGGACGATCGATAAGTATAGTTGATGAAAGTTTTATAGTAGGATGA
- a CDS encoding N-formylglutamate amidohydrolase codes for MILHIPHSSTYIPEEYLIEFLLSPEQLNKEILEMTDHFTDDLFDWKWDRAVFPVSRLLVDVERFEDDAEELMAERGMGVLYERGSQLLPLRHKASPAGREELLNRYYRPHHKKLEKMVDYSLYKRNKALVIDCHSFNAIARSYEGYTGAERPEICLGTDAYHTPQNLVEGFREFFESRGFNVRINDPFPGCLVPMKFYQKDERVQAIMIELRRDLYMNEATGEKTAGYAELNQTLADLEQAIMNSEFAN; via the coding sequence ATGATTTTACATATCCCCCATAGTTCTACATATATTCCCGAAGAATATTTAATTGAGTTCTTGCTTAGCCCTGAGCAATTGAATAAAGAAATATTAGAGATGACGGATCATTTTACGGATGACTTATTTGATTGGAAGTGGGATAGGGCAGTCTTCCCCGTGAGTCGTCTACTCGTGGATGTCGAGCGCTTCGAAGATGATGCTGAGGAATTAATGGCAGAGCGAGGTATGGGCGTACTCTACGAAAGAGGTTCACAGCTCTTGCCACTACGTCACAAGGCAAGTCCCGCAGGACGAGAGGAATTACTTAATCGTTATTACCGACCCCATCATAAGAAACTCGAAAAAATGGTGGATTATAGCCTTTATAAGCGCAATAAGGCCTTGGTGATTGATTGCCATAGCTTCAATGCGATTGCTAGGTCCTACGAAGGCTATACGGGTGCTGAGCGTCCTGAGATCTGTCTTGGCACGGATGCTTACCATACACCACAGAACTTAGTCGAAGGCTTTCGCGAGTTTTTTGAATCGCGAGGCTTCAATGTGAGGATCAATGATCCCTTCCCAGGCTGCTTAGTGCCGATGAAGTTTTATCAAAAGGATGAGCGTGTACAAGCCATCATGATCGAGCTGCGCCGTGATCTTTACATGAATGAAGCGACGGGTGAGAAGACTGCCGGTTACGCAGAGCTGAACCAAACCCTAGCTGACTTAGAACAAGCTATCATGAATAGTGAGTTTGCTAATTGA